CGCCCGACCGGTGCCGATGGCTACACAATCGAGCGGGTTGTCCGCCACGACCACCGGCATCTCGGTTTCCAGGCTCATCCGTTTGTCCAAATTGCGCAACAAGGCACCACCGCCTGTCAACACAATGCCGCGGTCCATGATGTCAGCGGCCAATTCAGGCGGGGTTTGCTCCAGTGTCTGTTTCACTGCGTCCAAAATTTCATCCACTGTGTCGGACAACGCCTCGGCGATTTCCCGGGAAGTGATATGGATCGTTTTGGGCAATCCTGTGATCAGGTCGCGGCCGCGAATATCCATCGCCTTGCCGTCGTCTGTCGGCATAGCGGATCCAATCTCCAACTTCAATGTCTCCGCGGTGCGCTCTCCGATCATCAAGTTGTAATTCTTTTTGATGTATTGAATGATGGCTTCATCCATCTCGTCACCGGCCACACGAAGCGATTTGCTCGTCACGATCCCTCCTAACGAGATGACGGCCACTTCCGTCGTTCCCCCACCAATATCGACGACCATGCTACCGGTCGGTTCCCATACCGGTAACTCCGCACCGATCGCCGCTGCAAACGGCTCCTCGATCGTGTACGCTTCCTTGGCCCCCGCTTGACGCGTCGCTTCTTCCACCGCCCGCTTTTCCACAGGTGTGACGCCCGAGGGCACACACACCATCACGTTGGGTTTGCGGGGGATATAGACCCGGTGTTGCTTTTGAGCCTGGCGAATGAAGTACTCGATCATGGTCGCCGTTGTGTTGTAATCGGCGATCACACCATCCTTCATCGGACGGATTGCCACGATGTTGCCCGGAGTACGTCCGATCATCCGTTTCGCTTCGTTGCCGACTGCCTTGATTTCTTCCGTCCCGGTTTCCAACGCCACGACGGAAGGCTCGCGCACGACGATCCCCTGTCCTTTCACATAAACCAAGGTATTCGCCGTGCCCAAATCAATCCCCATATCCCTCGTAAATCCGCCAAACATCGGGAATCTCTCCTTCCGACTGTCCTCTTCATTGCTTCCCAACCCTATTCCTATTCACATCAGCCGTCCACCTTCCGTCACTAACGCGGTTCGCCAGGCAGATATCCGTTTTCACGCATACTGAGAAACACGTCGTCACCAATGACAATATGGTCGATCAATTCAATCCCGACGATCCTACATACCCGAAATAACCGTTCCGTTACCTGAATATCTTCCACACTCGGGCTCGGATCTCCGCTGGGATGATTGTGGAAGCATATGACACTGGCGTCACTGCGGCGAATCGCTTGACGGAACACTTCTCTGGGGTGAACGACTGAACTATTCAAAGTCCCGACAAAAATGCGCTCTTTTTCGAGTACATAAATTTTGGTGTTTAAAAAGAGGCAAACAAAATGCTCCTGTTTGAGGTGGCGCACCTCTTCCATAACCCAATCAGCGGCATCTTTCGGCGAACGAATCGCTTTTCGCTCGGGGGGCAGCGTACGGGAGATCCGCCTGCCCAATTTGATCCCCGCAAACAGTTGAACTGCTTTGGCCGGGCCGATCCCGCGAATGTTCATCAGCTCGTTGAGTGTCACATCGGCCAATTCACGCAGTCCACCCGTTTGCGCGAGCACACGTTCCGCTAGACGAAGAGCTGACTCCGACGATGTGCCCGTCCGAAGCAGAATCGCCACCAGCTCTGCATTGGACAAGCGTTCCGCCCCCTCGCGTATCATCCGCTCACGGGGACGTTCGCTTTCCGGTACATCCCGGATTCTCAAATGTGCGCCTGGGTTCACCCGATGCACCCCCGCATCTCCCGACTTTCATCGCCGGGGTCTTCCGTCCGATGGCCCAAATTTGGTGAAATCGATCAACGAATACCCCATGTCCCGCACCATTTCATACAACAAGGGGACCGAAAGACCCACCACATTGGTGTAGCAACCGTCAATCCCCGTGACCCACAAGGAACCCAGACCTTGAATGCCGTAGGAACCGGCCTTGTCCATCGGTTCTTTCGTATAGATATACCATTCGATTTCATCGGGGCTCATGGGTCGCATGTGAACCTGGGTGATGCGATGGCGGACACTCCGGCGTGATATCTCCCCGTTTATGTCTGTTTCCACCAGCGCAAGGCCACTGTATACCTGATGGGTTCTGCCTTGCAGCCGATTCAACATCGCATACGCTTCCCGACTATCCGCCGGTTTGCCCAGGACCTCACCGTCCAGCACGACGACAGTGTCCGCGCCGATTACCAGAGAATCCTTGCAGGATCGAGCGACGGACTCAGCTTTGCGTAGCGCCAATTGTTCCACTATTTCACCTGGAGCAAGCGGCTGTGATATCTGTTCGTCGACCGTACTGGGAATCACTTCAAATAAAAGGCCCAGGCCGCTCAAAATCTCACGGCGGCGAGGGGAAGCGGATGCGAGAACCAGTGTCCGCTTGATCAACACCAACGCCTCCAGTCTTTAAACAGCAAACGTGTTTAATAACCAGACATGTGATAGTCTGCACGAAGGAGTATGGAAACATATCCCGTTCAGTTATGACGGCATTCGGGAAGACAAGAAGAACCTTCCCCTAGACGGAAGGCAACAAGCAGGACGGAAGGATCTTCAGCGGGTTGAAGGTTGAAACCATTCAAAACCTCGTAGGATCACTCTCGTTTTTAGTGTAGCAAAATCAAAAGGGGCGAACAAGCAAGATTTCGCTCACTTCCAGGCCGACACGAATTGTTCATAAGACAGTGCATAGCGAACCAACCCCTCTTGCATCTGCCAAACCAGGGCAGAACTGGGGTTTTTTTGCGCTTCCTCCGCGCCCTGCACGGCAAGATCCAGCGCCTGCATCATGCCCAGAGCTGCTGACTTTGCTTTTTTGGGCAGCTTGGATTCCAATCGGGTACCTTGGATCACATACGCTTGATACTGATTCTGCAAATCGTTCATCCCCGAAAATGCCGTCACGGTGTTGTCGCTCTGCAAATGAGACACTGTCTGTAGGCCCAACCGCTGAAACAATTGATGCCCTTTCTCCGCAAAAACCGTCATCTCCTTGGACCAGCGAGCTTGTTCTTCAGGGATGCGAACGCCATCTCCTCGCACAGCCCAATCCTTCAGATAGACCTGTACATTTCGCTTTTGATAGATGACGGACAGTTTCAGGGCATCATCTCGATTGATGCCCACCCCCAGATAGATTCGGTGCGGCGGATCAGGCGTCATCACTGCCGCCCACCCTTCGCTCCGAAGACCTTCCACTGTTTGTTGCGCTCTCTTTTTTTCGGAATAGCTACCCGCCTGTAAGAGGACCGCTTGTAAGGAAGGAAGCGAAACCGCCGTTCCCGGCTTTTGCGAAACCTTCCCGCTTTCCATATCCGACGGGGTGGTCTTCAGATGGGAATCAATCGTGCGGGTATGCACAGCGTCACCCGAAAAAAACGTAGACAACAGCGTCATCCCCATCAATGTGCCCAACACGATCGCACCGATGATCGATAGTACCAACCAACCCGCCGGCCAACCTGAAAACAGGGAAACCCGATTCCGACGAGAACGCAGGGGAGAGGACGGGGAACGCCATCCAATCCCTTCATCCCACTGCTCCTCATCCGCTGAAAATACGAGTGGAAACCGGGAACGGATTGATTCCTCCTCCTTGGAATGGACAACCTCTGTAGTCATAGACGTTGGATTGTCCCGGTTTGTTTCAGCCTTCGGCGACAGCGGTTTGCCACCTACTTTGATTCGTTTGGGAGCATCGGCGGGCTCCCCCTTCCCACCGGGAGACTGGGAACGCAGCGTGATCCGGGGTTGGGGCATGGTCATCCTCTCCTTATCTAATCTGCTACCACATGTATATGGTTTTGCTAGAGAAGATAGAACCCGGCGGAAGCGAGCCATACCATGCCGCCCATGCATCTCCCCAGAAATAGGCAGTGACGATCCCCGCCGCCAAAAACGGGCCAAAGGGAATCGCCTCTCCGCTCCAACACGACCAGTTGCCCACCACCACAACGCCGTCACATCGCCGACACACACGGAAAGCCACAGTGCAACCACTACCGCAGGCCATCCCAACACCCATCCAGCCATCCCCAAGAGTTTGACGTCTCCCCATCCGATCCCCTTGCTGATCCAAGCCAGAATCGCCAACATCAAACCTCCGGCCAAACAGCCGGTCAAGTAGGTAGTCCAAGGATGGGGCCCCACCCACAACCGAAGGATGGCAAACAACCATGTGACGGGGTAGATGACCATATCCGGGATCCACTGCAGGTGTAAATCCGTAATCGTCACGAGCAACAACACGGCAAACAACAGTATCGCCACCGCCGACTCGGTCATCCCGGGACCCAATACGGCGAGGAGCCCGTATACTCCTCCTAAACACGCCGGCATGATCCATTCCATGGCAGGGTGCCACATGGAGAAATGATGCCATTTTGATGGGAACCCGCTTCCCCATCGAATGCAGAGAAACCAACCGAAGCGTACCAGCCAGCCCCCGATCCACCACCCACCAACCGCCGCCCATACCCCGATCACATCCATGATTTCACTGCTCCAGCTTCGATCAACCCCATCTGCAGCAGGCGATCCGTCTCCTGTTCGAACGTTTGCATCCCCCATGCCGACCCCGCCTGCATGAGAGACGGAAGCTGATGAAGTTGACCTGAGCGAATGAGATTGGCGGCAGCAGTGGTGTTGATCAACACCTCAAATGCAGCCACACGGCCGCCTTCCTCTCTTCGGGGCATCAGCCGTTGCGCAACCACACCGGCCAATTGTTCGGACAACTGCATGCGGACAATAAGACTGTTGATCCGCAGGAAATGCGTCAATCAACCGGTACACCGCTGAGACGGTGTCCGCGGCATGCATCGTCGCCAATACCAATCTGCCCGTTTCCGCGGCGCGGATGGCCGTATGCATCGTTTCCCGATCACGCAGTTCCCCTACAACCAGACAGTCCGGATCTTGCCGCAAAGCCGCATACAATCCCCCTTCAAATCCCGTGGTATCGCACCCAACTTCCCGCTGCTCGATCATTGACCGCCAGGGGGTTTGCCGATACTCGATCGGATCTTCCAGTGTGATGATCCGCAAAGCATCGTGCGTGTTCAATGGTGGACCAAAGCAGCTACGGTCGTCGTTTTCCCCGCTCCCGTCGGTCCGACGACCACCAGCAGACCATGCATCCGCTCACACAGTTGCAACACGGATCGCGGAATGCCGATCCTTTCGGGTGTGGGAATACAGGTGGGCAAAACGCGGACGGAGATGGCCATCTCCCCCGCCCCTTTGTGAAATGCATGTACACGGATGCGCGTCGCCTCGTTCCATTCGGACGACCGCGTCAGTTTCTTCCCGTTCCCGTGCTCGTTCCCACCCTCTTTCCCCCAGTAACGCAATCCCCCAAACGTCTACATCATCAGCGGTCAATACCTCATCACTCATGGGACAGATCCTGCCGTCCAAAAGCATGTACGGTCGATGACCTACGGAGAGGTGCACATCGGATGCACCCAGTCAAATTGCGATGGACAACCAATCCGGCTCCGGCAAACCTACGCCCCCCGTCATAGTAGCTTGATTCTATTTGGGATAGTCATGTTTTACCATGTATATATTTTATCATTTTGTATATGGTTGTCTAATATTATTTTATCTGCTTGAGATAATCTTTTTAGGTTTTTCTAATATAAAATGGTACCTTCGCCCGTCAAACTCTCAAAACGACCGTAGCTCAAAACAAAGGCGACTTTCCCTTCCTGTTCATGAGCAAAGAGAGATACTGTTCCATCACGCGACAGAGTGTGGTGAGACCTTGCTCCAAATCTCCTTCCGTAGTCGGTGAGAAACTGATACGCAAATGTCGCCACTGAATCTGGTTGGGATCACACGCAGACCCCGGCAAAAACCGAATGCCAGCTTTTTCCGCCTCCGCCAGCAGTTCGTTGGCATTGGCTCCTTCAGGCAATGACACCCATACATTAAAGCCACCTTTGGGTATCTTCCAAGTCACACCGTCGGGTGCATGCCGTTCCAACACACGAATCGTCAGATCCCGCCGTTCACACAATGTTTCCCGAAGACGGCGCAGACTTTCCCGGATCAATCCGTTTTCGAACAAGGGAAGGATCACTCTCTGATTCAGCAAGGGGGTTCCCAGGTCGGCATTGGTCTTGGCCGCCACCAGTCGTTCCAACACCGGGCCGTTCGCGATCAAAAAACCGATCCGGCATCCAGGGGATAAGATTTTTCCCAGTCCCTTGATATAAATGACATTGCCCGTTTCATCCATCGATTTGAGATGCGGCGGGGGCGGTTCATCAAAATGTATTTCACTCCATGGATCATCCTCCAGTACCAGGCAATTGATTTCAGACGCGATAGCGATCAGCTCCCGCCGCCGCTTGACGCTCATCACCGAACCCGTCGGGTTGTGAAAGGAGGGGATTGTGTAGATCAACTTGGGTGTGCATCGGTCCAACAGACTGATCAACTCATCGATTCGCATCCCATGTTCGTCCACCGGTACTGACAGCACGGTGGCGCCACGACTGCGGAACGCATCGATGGCGGCCGTGTAAGTGGGCTCTTCGGTGACAACCACGTCCTGGGGGCCCACAAAACTTCGCGCCACCAGATCGATTGCCTGTTGCGAGCCGTTGGTCACCAAAATTTCATGCGCGGATACGGTAATTCGTTCCCCGCTGATGTAACGCGCCAAAGCTTGACGTAACACGAGATCTCCCTGAATCTCGCCGTATTGCGCCAACACGTCCGGTTCCTCCCGGATCAAACGTCGAATACTGTCCGCCAATGCCTGCGTGGGCAACAGGGAGGGATGGACGACCGATTGAGCCAAATCGATGGGGACTTCACTCTTCTGATACTGCCAATATTGCGAGCGATACAAATAGTCCACGACAGGAAACGTTTTCTGTCGTTCTTTCGCCTGATCGGTTTTCGCATGTTCTTCATAGACGAACGTCCCTTTGCCATGGACACGGGTGATCAATCCTTCCTCCTCCAGCAGATCCAGTGCATGAACCACCGTGACCGGACTCACCTGCAACATCCTGGCCAACTGGCGGACGGAAGGCAACCGGGCACCCCGCTCGAGATGTCCGGATAAAATCCGGTCGGCAATGGCTTGGTGAATCTGCTGGGCGAGCGGCACTTTGGATTGGCGGTTGATGACGAGTTTCATCGCATTCACTCCAACTGTTACAATCTGATATTGACTGTTACATATGATGATACATAAAATTCAGCCGAAAATGGAGAAAAAAAGGGGGAACCATCATCATGAGTCAACATCAAACCGGTACGGACCGTGTGAAACGCGGCATGGCCGAGATGCAAAAAGGCGGCGTTATCATGGACGTCGTCAACGCCGAACAGGCCAAAATCGCGGAAGCCGCCGGAGCGGTAGCCGTCATGGCACTAGAACGCGTTCCGGCCGACATTCGGGCCGCAGGCGGCGTGGCGCGGATGGCGGACCCGACCGTTATCGAAGAAGTGATGAACGCGGTGAGCATTCCGGTCATGGCCAAAGCGC
Above is a window of Polycladomyces subterraneus DNA encoding:
- a CDS encoding Maf family protein; the encoded protein is MIKRTLVLASASPRRREILSGLGLLFEVIPSTVDEQISQPLAPGEIVEQLALRKAESVARSCKDSLVIGADTVVVLDGEVLGKPADSREAYAMLNRLQGRTHQVYSGLALVETDINGEISRRSVRHRITQVHMRPMSPDEIEWYIYTKEPMDKAGSYGIQGLGSLWVTGIDGCYTNVVGLSVPLLYEMVRDMGYSLIDFTKFGPSDGRPRR
- a CDS encoding prepilin peptidase, with protein sequence MDVIGVWAAVGGWWIGGWLVRFGWFLCIRWGSGFPSKWHHFSMWHPAMEWIMPACLGGVYGLLAVLGPGMTESAVAILLFAVLLLVTITDLHLQWIPDMVIYPVTWLFAILRLWVGPHPWTTYLTGCLAGGLMLAILAWISKGIGWGDVKLLGMAGWVLGWPAVVVALWLSVCVGDVTALWWWATGRVGAERRFPLARFWRRGSSLPISGEMHGRHGMARFRRVLSSLAKPYTCGSRLDKERMTMPQPRITLRSQSPGGKGEPADAPKRIKVGGKPLSPKAETNRDNPTSMTTEVVHSKEEESIRSRFPLVFSADEEQWDEGIGWRSPSSPLRSRRNRVSLFSGWPAGWLVLSIIGAIVLGTLMGMTLLSTFFSGDAVHTRTIDSHLKTTPSDMESGKVSQKPGTAVSLPSLQAVLLQAGSYSEKKRAQQTVEGLRSEGWAAVMTPDPPHRIYLGVGINRDDALKLSVIYQKRNVQVYLKDWAVRGDGVRIPEEQARWSKEMTVFAEKGHQLFQRLGLQTVSHLQSDNTVTAFSGMNDLQNQYQAYVIQGTRLESKLPKKAKSAALGMMQALDLAVQGAEEAQKNPSSALVWQMQEGLVRYALSYEQFVSAWK
- the radC gene encoding RadC family protein, with product MHRVNPGAHLRIRDVPESERPRERMIREGAERLSNAELVAILLRTGTSSESALRLAERVLAQTGGLRELADVTLNELMNIRGIGPAKAVQLFAGIKLGRRISRTLPPERKAIRSPKDAADWVMEEVRHLKQEHFVCLFLNTKIYVLEKERIFVGTLNSSVVHPREVFRQAIRRSDASVICFHNHPSGDPSPSVEDIQVTERLFRVCRIVGIELIDHIVIGDDVFLSMRENGYLPGEPR
- a CDS encoding ATPase, T2SS/T4P/T4SS family, which translates into the protein MNTHDALRIITLEDPIEYRQTPWRSMIEQREVGCDTTGFEGGLYAALRQDPDCLVVGELRDRETMHTAIRAAETGRLVLATMHAADTVSAVYRLIDAFPADQQSYCPHAVVRTIGRCGCATADAPKRGRRPCGCI
- a CDS encoding rod shape-determining protein — protein: MFGGFTRDMGIDLGTANTLVYVKGQGIVVREPSVVALETGTEEIKAVGNEAKRMIGRTPGNIVAIRPMKDGVIADYNTTATMIEYFIRQAQKQHRVYIPRKPNVMVCVPSGVTPVEKRAVEEATRQAGAKEAYTIEEPFAAAIGAELPVWEPTGSMVVDIGGGTTEVAVISLGGIVTSKSLRVAGDEMDEAIIQYIKKNYNLMIGERTAETLKLEIGSAMPTDDGKAMDIRGRDLITGLPKTIHITSREIAEALSDTVDEILDAVKQTLEQTPPELAADIMDRGIVLTGGGALLRNLDKRMSLETEMPVVVADNPLDCVAIGTGRALENIHLFTSGSSTGFRFGRRR
- a CDS encoding PLP-dependent aminotransferase family protein — encoded protein: MKLVINRQSKVPLAQQIHQAIADRILSGHLERGARLPSVRQLARMLQVSPVTVVHALDLLEEEGLITRVHGKGTFVYEEHAKTDQAKERQKTFPVVDYLYRSQYWQYQKSEVPIDLAQSVVHPSLLPTQALADSIRRLIREEPDVLAQYGEIQGDLVLRQALARYISGERITVSAHEILVTNGSQQAIDLVARSFVGPQDVVVTEEPTYTAAIDAFRSRGATVLSVPVDEHGMRIDELISLLDRCTPKLIYTIPSFHNPTGSVMSVKRRRELIAIASEINCLVLEDDPWSEIHFDEPPPPHLKSMDETGNVIYIKGLGKILSPGCRIGFLIANGPVLERLVAAKTNADLGTPLLNQRVILPLFENGLIRESLRRLRETLCERRDLTIRVLERHAPDGVTWKIPKGGFNVWVSLPEGANANELLAEAEKAGIRFLPGSACDPNQIQWRHLRISFSPTTEGDLEQGLTTLCRVMEQYLSLLMNRKGKSPLF